One Anthonomus grandis grandis chromosome 13, icAntGran1.3, whole genome shotgun sequence DNA segment encodes these proteins:
- the LOC126743842 gene encoding RNA polymerase II subunit A C-terminal domain phosphatase SSU72, translating to MATVSDLRIAVICSSNMNRSMEAHAFLAKKGFLVQSFGTGEKVKIPGSAADKPNIYEFGTSYDDIYHDLLEKDKSLYTQNGLLHTLDRNRRIKSHPEKFQDNKEKFDILITCEERVYDQVLEYMENKTPSDNSIVHVINIDIQDNLEEATIGAFLISDMCMHIATAEDLDNDIEEVLHSFEEKCQRPILHSIVFN from the exons ATGGCCACCGTAAGCGATTTACGAATAGCGGTGATATGTTCGAGTAACATGAACCGAAGCATGGAAGCCCATGCTTTCTTAGCCAAAAAAGGCTTCTTAGTCCAATCGTTCGGTACCGGGGAAAAGGTGAAAATCCCCGGGTCTGCCGCAGACAAACCCAATATATACGAATTCGGCACCTCATATGATGACATCTACCATGACCTCTTAGAAAAAGACAAATCCTT GTACACCCAGAACGGTCTTCTACACACCCTCGACAGGAACCGTAGAATAAAATCCCATCCGGAAAAGTTCCAAGATAACAAAGAgaaatttgacattttaattACTTGCGAGGAGCGGGTTTACGATCAAGTGTTAGAATATATGGAAAATAAGACTCCATCAGACAATTCAATTgtacatgtaataaatattgatattcaAGATAATTTGGAGGAAGCGACTATTGGGGCATTTTTAATAAGTGATATGTGTATGCAT attgCCACAGCTGAAGATTTGGATAATGACATTGAGGAGGTGTTACACTCGTTTGAGGAAAAGTGTCAGAGGCCCATACTACACAGCATAGTGTTTAACTGA